cgatcaacaaccgagcttcgcttccaacgatcaacaaccgagcttcgcttccaccgatccaagcgttccagtttcagaaccgagcctggttgtattggataaaacagctcccactgcttctgtgcgtgcaaggagtgaacgaacgaagaaacctgctcccacgcagatatctccttatacggcagagagaaagaaactccttagagtgggaaagtataatccatttcccccACTAAACAGAGCTAAGTTGACtaagctcgctgattggttgaaaaatgatccgtaagtgattgctttacccataatagcttgatttagtctaccaaaactgattgcttttttgtttgcagtgaatATTACACTAAGcttgaggacaaaccacgtacatcaccaacttggtggtatcataaactccggacacccaaagcatggctggaagacgtagtaagtcttctgcttatctttaagtcgtctggtaacttgtctttgtatagatttgtaaatatataagtcgtctggaaggttttccagctggacgacttacaaataagtcgtctggaaggttttccagctggacgacttacaaataagtcgtctggaaggttttccagctggacgacttacaaataagtcgtctgggaggttctaacttgtattattttatatgcagcatatggatgcttggatgaatgtgctgaggcagaggtatcaggagaacccacaagctttccggagcgagcgaatgtgcttcctggatcacaacttttccCATTCTTGGAGAGAGcagtatctgttcttcaaagcatcggcacctgatcacaaaggtttaggaagaatgctacctagtggggcgtcGTGTttttatgacggatcaatgccttcattttgccaatcaaacaagaagtggggggaggacattgatgatatctatgcgccagtgaacttgaacaacaaacattgggttgctatctggatatcgatccctaagaggcacatagtcgtctgggacagcataccttcatcTAGCATACCAGAagcatgggatgagataatggagccttttctcgagatggtcccttatatGCTTGTTGAGTGCGCAGCCACCAAGGAAGAACGGGTCAAAtacgggttggagcgatacacatatgagagactgctg
The Raphanus sativus cultivar WK10039 chromosome 1, ASM80110v3, whole genome shotgun sequence DNA segment above includes these coding regions:
- the LOC130497065 gene encoding uncharacterized protein LOC130497065, encoding MQHMDAWMNVLRQRYQENPQAFRSERMCFLDHNFSHSWREQYLFFKASAPDHKGLGRMLPSGASCFYDGSMPSFCQSNKKWGEDIDDIYAPVNLNNKHWVAIWISIPKRHIVVWDSIPSSSIPEAWDEIMEPFLEMVPYMLVECAATKEERVKYGLERYTYERLLKDVPTANNGDCGVYALKYIECHALGVPFSPKDFARANAKTMRDNMAVVIWTDRE